The sequence CTGCTTGCAAATATTCAGCAATTAGCTCAATATGCCAATTGGCTTGATATTCTACTCCAGGATTAATGGTATTAAATACTTTATTGATGAAACTATTAAAATCTTGCCTCAATATTGCATATAATAACTTCTTCGGATAAGTCATTGATATTTACTCAAAAATTCAGCTATAATTTCTTTGTCCTCTTCTTTCATTATGGTGTTTTCATTTAAATACTCATCTTTGCTAAGTTTATTTAGCTGAATAATTAAATTGACTAATTTATTCAGCGTTTCAGTAATATTCTTTTTAACTACTATCTCCCCCTTGGATTTTTTTGATTCTAGCTCATTTATTTCATCTTCAAGCAGAGAAACTATCTTAGCAATAAAACCATATAATGTAGTAATTGTATCGTTTGTCATAATCTATCTCCACCATCTATTGGTTTAAGACCGACAAGAGATCTTTTCTCGTTCAAAGTCATAAAACTAGCATTGGAGATTTTAGCCCATAAATTCTCTCGTTTTTCGGTCAATGCTGAAATACTATCCCGATCAAAATCAATAATAATCTCCTCTTGATACCAGTGAGACAACCAGTTACCTAAGGCGTCTGATAATTTATCAAGCAACGGAATTAACGTCTCTTCCCACAGAGCTAATCTAGCTTCTTGCATATTACTATAAGTATTATCACCATTGATACCTAACAATTGAGGGGGAATACCAAAAGCTAAAGCTATTTCCCTAGCTGCAGAGTTTTTTGCCTCGATAAAATCCATATCCTTGGGATTAATACTCATTTCTTGCCAGTCAAGTCCACCTTCTAAAAGAAGAGGCTTGCCAGAATTATTGCTACTGGTAAATTTTTCGGTAAGTTGCTCGTGTAACCTATCAAACTGCTCATCACTAAGATAACCATTAGTTTCTTTGACTATCAATGCTCCACTTGGACGAGCTCCATTCCTCAGTAAAGAACTATTCCAGCTAGTAGCTTGCAAATGCAGATCGATTGACAAGGAAGCCGCATCAAGGCAAGATAATCCATAATAACAATTGGTAGGATGATAGTTTTTCAAATGTAACACCTTGCTCATTCGATCAATTGATGAAATAGGATAAATTCTTTCTCCACTGCTATTTATATATCTATATGCTACTGGAGAATTCCTCTCTAATACTAATTCAGTCGAATTGGCAGGTAATAAGTAAATTTCTCGGGGACGATTATTTATTAATGTTACTAAAATATAAGCATTACCATATAACAGCTTACTTGCTATCACTTCACCAAAAAAATCTGCTCCAGCTTTTTCTGGATTAGGTTTTTTCAATAAATTATAAACAGGATGATTTGGCATTTTTTCAAAAGCCCCTCGGTTGTTTTTACTAACTATCCAAGGGACATGACTTGCTGACTGGGCTATTAAATTCACACATCGATAAACTATAACATTTTTACGATATGCCTCTATCCCAATTTTTACATCCCTAAATTCTGAATTCCCTAAACTATTAAAATCAATAAATGTATGAGATTTACAATTTTTGGCTTTAAAGACCTTTCTAAGATATTCTGTTATCATACTTACCTAAAATAAATTTCTTGTAATTACTTATAACATTATTTTATTGCCGCACTAAGTGTTGGCGCATAAATATTTGTCAAATATTTAAATTTTTTTTATTGCATTACATGCCCTCCTTGACTATAACCAACCAGCTAACCAATAAATAAGGAAAAATAATATGCTTAAAGATAATAATTTGTGGAAAACCTTAGCGGATAGATTGGAGGATGTGGGATGCAAAATAATGTGGTTTGAGCGTGGAACTCAATTGGGTATAGGTCCAAATGCAACTACTATTGCTTCTGCAGAAGGTCATTCTGATCATGAGCGAGATAAACTACTACGTTCTGCCATACAGGATGGAATAGTTGTTTATCGCGACTTTATACAAGGTGATAATGAAAAAACCGAGAACGTTGATGTAATAGGTGAGCCTACCATCACTGAGCTATAAGCTAGTTCGCTAACAGCAAAACTGCTTATAGCATTAAAGCAATTATGTTTTGTTATCCCTGCTTGACTTAACGGAATTTATTTAGTGATTCTGAGCAAGCTAAAAAACTGATGACAGAAGATTACCAATTGGTAGATTTACAGAGTATGTCTGATGATGAGATAGTGCAGAAGAAACATTTAGGGATGATGGAATATGTGATGAAGCATATACATCAGCGAGATATGATAAAATTATGGGAGCAGTTTTTAGAAAGGTTTAAGTTAGAAATATTAGTGGATAAAGAGAATGGTTATATTTACTTAAGATCGTTTTTATGGTATACTGATGCCAAATTGCCTGAAGAAAAGCAATCGGAATTAGAACAGTTACTAGCTAAATATTTATCTGAAGAAGAAAAAGGAAATATTATGAGAACCATTGCACAAAAATATATCGATGAAGGAGAAGCTAGAGGGGAAGAGAAAAAAGCTATGGCTGTAGCTAAAAATTTACTTAAAGTTGGTGTGTCAATTGATATCATCTCTACATCTACAGGATTGTCTAAAAAAGCAATAGAAGAGTTGGTGGTATAATAGGAAAAGCTTTAGCTAAGAAAATGGTTATAAGTCTGGCATCTGTATACCAAATACCAAAAATAACACCAAAAGGCTTAAGCAAAATATGAATATACCAATAATAAGATGACGAAAAGACCAAAACATGACCAGTTATTTAAGAAAATAATGGGAAATGAAATAGCAGCCCAAGAATTCTTAGAATATTATTTACCGAATAATTTTAAAGAAAAGATAGACTTATCCAAGATCAAAATAGAGCAAGAAAGCTATATTGAAGAGAGTTTGAGACGAAAATATAGTGACATAGTTTATTCGGTAAGAACTAAAAATGATGAGAGTGCATTCATCTATGTTTTGCTTGATCATCAATCGACATCTGATTATTGGATGGCACTAAGTATGGTGGTCTCCTTTGTCTAGACAAAAATTTAGCAATTTAGAGATATAATTCCCATGAAATTATTATTGTCACTATTATGCAACTTTTTGTTTATAGTACATCAAGCTAGGAGTCCTATACCCCAATGCTTGGTGCATTCTTTCGTGGTTATAAAAATCGATATATTCCTTAATAGCTGCTTTTGCCTCCTTTACAATTGTTAAAATTATTCGATAAATTTTTTCCTGTTTCAACGAACGCCAAAATCGCTCAATAAACACGTTGTCCAAAGCTCTACCTTTGCCATCCATACTTATTTGAATATTATATTTTTTTAAAATACAGATAAATTGCTCAGACGTAAATTGCACTCCTTGGTCTGTGTTAAAAATCTTTGGTATACCATATTGTTCTATAGCTTCCTCAAGAGCCTCTACACAAAAAGTACTTTCTAAACTAATAGATACCCGCCAGCTAAGTATATAACGACTGTGCCAATCCATAATGGCTACCAAATAAACAAATCCTTGTTGCAACCTTATGTAAGTGATATCTGAACACCATACTTGATTTGAGTATGTTCCCTCTAAATCTTTTAATAAATAAGGATATATTTTATGTGCCTGATTTCTTTTACTCAAATTCATTTTAGGATAAACAGCTTCAAGACCCATTATTTGGTAGTAACGTCTAACAGCTTTACGACCTACCGAAAAACCTTGGGCTTGTAAATATTTAGCCATCCGTCGCATACCATAATATGGATGCATAGTATAGGTCTCATCAATTATTGCCATGATCTTAAGTTCTTGTTCACTAATAGCAGTAGGTTGATAGTAGTAGGTTGACCTACTAATACCCAACAACTTACACTGTTGTATAATTGTTAATTTATTATGATTAGGCTCTATCATATTACACCTAACCTTTAAGTCCAAACAATGCAGATTTTTTTTTGAGCCAGTCACGCTCTACACTTAACTGTCCAATTTGTTCATATAGATTCTTGATTAACTCCTGCTGATTTGGATCAGCACTCTGTGTTTTACTCTTAAAGCCTTGTACTAATAATTCAAGCCCCTGTTTTTTCCAATTACTTATCTGCGTTGCATGAACACCATACTTACTAGTTATTTGGGCTATTGTTAGCTCGCCCTTGATTGTCTCTATGACAATTTTTGATTTCTCCTCAGCACTATATTGCCTTACTTGTTTTTTCATCTCTAGCTCTCCTTTTTTGCTAAAGAATTCTATCTCATTTCTTCTATTTTTGTGTCCAAAATATGGAGACCATTATATATGTATGGTGGTCTCCTTTGTCTAGACAAAAATTTAGCAATTTAGAGGAGTCTATAATATAGTTTGTGTAAGTTGTAAAAGAAATCATTAAGAGGTACT comes from Candidatus Tisiphia endosymbiont of Sialis lutaria and encodes:
- a CDS encoding phage portal protein: MITEYLRKVFKAKNCKSHTFIDFNSLGNSEFRDVKIGIEAYRKNVIVYRCVNLIAQSASHVPWIVSKNNRGAFEKMPNHPVYNLLKKPNPEKAGADFFGEVIASKLLYGNAYILVTLINNRPREIYLLPANSTELVLERNSPVAYRYINSSGERIYPISSIDRMSKVLHLKNYHPTNCYYGLSCLDAASLSIDLHLQATSWNSSLLRNGARPSGALIVKETNGYLSDEQFDRLHEQLTEKFTSSNNSGKPLLLEGGLDWQEMSINPKDMDFIEAKNSAAREIALAFGIPPQLLGINGDNTYSNMQEARLALWEETLIPLLDKLSDALGNWLSHWYQEEIIIDFDRDSISALTEKRENLWAKISNASFMTLNEKRSLVGLKPIDGGDRL
- a CDS encoding Rpn family recombination-promoting nuclease/putative transposase, giving the protein MTKRPKHDQLFKKIMGNEIAAQEFLEYYLPNNFKEKIDLSKIKIEQESYIEESLRRKYSDIVYSVRTKNDESAFIYVLLDHQSTSDYWMALSMVVSFV
- a CDS encoding IS3 family transposase codes for the protein MIEPNHNKLTIIQQCKLLGISRSTYYYQPTAISEQELKIMAIIDETYTMHPYYGMRRMAKYLQAQGFSVGRKAVRRYYQIMGLEAVYPKMNLSKRNQAHKIYPYLLKDLEGTYSNQVWCSDITYIRLQQGFVYLVAIMDWHSRYILSWRVSISLESTFCVEALEEAIEQYGIPKIFNTDQGVQFTSEQFICILKKYNIQISMDGKGRALDNVFIERFWRSLKQEKIYRIILTIVKEAKAAIKEYIDFYNHERMHQALGYRTPSLMYYKQKVA
- a CDS encoding transposase yields the protein MKKQVRQYSAEEKSKIVIETIKGELTIAQITSKYGVHATQISNWKKQGLELLVQGFKSKTQSADPNQQELIKNLYEQIGQLSVERDWLKKKSALFGLKG